A segment of the Mercurialis annua linkage group LG4, ddMerAnnu1.2, whole genome shotgun sequence genome:
AAACCAGCCgtgaattaatataaaaaaagttcttGTAGCAAAATTGTACAAAAAAACACTAGCCAAAcactgaaaaagaaaaaaaattgtaaatttttttttcttgaattggatgttcaatttgtttcatTCTTTTTTATAGTACAcacttttgtttgtattttttcatttgtaaTTTATAATGCAAACAAGAAAATTTCTATCACAATCATTGTTATCTATTCATCGGAACGCCGATTAATCGGAACATGCGATTAATAAATTGAGTAATACTCGGAATTATATGGCGAGTGATGAATTCAATACAAGCATTTATAGGATTCTCTGTTGAGAATCGAAGCCAGAGGCGGCGGAGGAAATGTTGACTGGTGGAATCCGGCGAGGACGACATAGGCTGAAGGTAAGCCCAGGCAGCTTGCTTCACGAGGCGGTTACGGATGGAAATTTCATAAGCGGAGCCACAGGTTGGAGTGGCGGCGCCGCCTGTGGGGGAATTAACCGCGACGGACGGGAGGATATCTTTGAGGGAAGTGTAGGATAACGAGGAGGAGTTGAACGAAGATAGCTCGAATGAAACGACGTCGCTGGAGTTGGTGGCGgttgtggtggtggtggtgctGCCGTTTATATGTAAAGGAGGGAGACTTGTGGTGTGGTAAGGTTGGGAGTTGGGGACAGTGAGTTTAGTTGGGATGAGTAGTGAGGTGGCGATTGAGTTTCTGCGGCGGAGAGTTGGCGGCGAAGACGGCGGCGATAGAGAGGCTGGTTTTTCCATGTGAGTCGCTGACTCGGTCAgagagagagaggagagagaaagcgGAATTGTGGAATTAATGAGAAGGAATTTATAGGTGAATGGAAAATAAAAGATGGTTTCTGCTAGTCTTGTCTGTAGCTTAGCGTGGCTTAAGCccagttttttttgtttttttttaaatgtttaagcTGTGTAATAGTGCGATTATTGCTAATAATTGTCTTTATTTAATGTGATTGTGGggtggttttgttttttttttatgccCCTAAGTTAAGAAATACGATTCGAgccattaaaaataatatttataaataaattttcaaattaaaaaaataattcgaGGACACATATTACGGTCGATTTCATAATAAAATACTGCCAAGTGATATATCTATTAGCACAAAAACATTGTATCATAAAACTTAGAATTTCATGTAGAAATAAAACTTCCtcctttttgaaaaaaaaaaaacttcctCCGATCTATTTAAAAAAGGACATATCCAGTTTacatataaattaagaaaacagtAATTACTGtcgtttttttatttactagTATCAACTATGGCTTTATAGTTTGTGTATATAGCAATTAATTATGAGTTGATCTTTTTATGTAGAACAAcaaaaattgaagaaattatTAGATAGActtagtccaccacgtcatccgtgaactaagtcaatcatatcataatatttttattaaaatgagagtattcttataatatcattattcaaaagtgtatgcaaataatgaacaaaattacaaaaatacccttattttaatgaggtattatcatatgattggtttagtccacggatgacgtggtagactgagtctatataagaatttctccaaaAATTGATctcaaatttcaaaacattatCACTTTCCTtcaaatcctaatgtttgacctttttgacaatttaatctCAAACTCCAAAACATTACCAAAAATGTCCTaacattttcattttcttgattttataGCCCGATTTTTTCGGAATATTTGTATACGTAACTGCCATATTAGAAACGTATATTAGATTGAATCCTAATCTTTCGCGTTTTTGCTATCTGTAGCccaaaaaaatgacaaaattgcCGGAAAATAAATTGggctacaaaatgcaaaaatggaaaagattagaatttgttttgttacgttttgaataTTGGGACTAAATcatcaaaaagttaaaatttgttttgttattatctaaataatctatttttgaaaaaaaaattatagagatagaataaaaaatgaaaattatgtaTTCTTATAATATTTAAGAACCTATACGAAGGCATATTCTTGTTCTCCTTTACAATTATATACATACACATGATTGGGTTTCtgcaataattttatttgtcctATCATACCTAATAAATCTCTTATCAGGGGGAATAGATAacaaaaaagaatttattaGGAAGAGCCATCATCAAGACGTTGATTTTCAGATTCAAatatagttatttaattaaaactgatTAAAAGAATAAAGGAAAATTTATAAAGTACAATTTATAAACACCTGATATTAAGTTTGAATTTTTCACTATTTTCTAAAGTATCACAGGAAGGTAGCTTCCAAGAGATTAGGGaggaaaaataacaattaaaaggGCTGAAAGTGGAAACTGAATTTCCACCAAATGGTAAGCATTTTGTTTGCTATTTAAATTGTAATGAAACTCTATCACTTTCCTTCAgattaatgaataaaaaaaaggtcaagCTAAGTGGCCTAGACCTATTCTTATTTCATTTTACATTGTCATATTCAATTTGCTAGTCAAAGGGACTCTCCCATTTGTCAcataggttttgttttgtaatgtgcCTAAAATTTTATGCACTTCTTTTTATAATAGGAATTTTATGCATATTTTTATgggttaattctataaaaaatcacgaactttacataaaatttcattttaatcacgatctttaaaaattatcatttaaagcaacgaactttcagtttgtttcaaatctatcatttaagtgtatttttgttgactaaatttttcattaaaccaataataaaagacgcaaattataaatcgacattaaatcttattaccTTTTATTTGGATTATGTAGGATTAAGAATTTTTAGTCGGATAAAATACAccaaattttactttggtgatagatttgaaacaaactgaaagttcgtgcctttaaatgacaacttttaaaggtcatgattaaaatgaaacttcgtgtaaaattcgtgatttttttaaaaattaaccctatttttatTGTTGCCTATAGTCTTCTTTTTAGGCTATCACCCtaaaatatctaactttttcattattatttgaCCTCATTACTTATaagttcaatttatattttttattaattagaacaaattttttaaaattttaaaattatatataatttaaaaaaaatataattattccaAAACTTTGAGTCACATTTGTTTAAGTCCAAACTTTTAGggaaaattataaacaaatccaaaaaaatacatacttttcaaaaagtttacaaaaaatacaaaataagttttcactttttacgtgatgtatcaaatatgttttgataatatatcaaatatgtatcaaaagtatattttttatagtaaaaaagtacttaattatgtaaaaaaaattaattattaggtaaaattaaatctttttaaCTAAGtacatatttttgtaaataaaattattttttatgatagTTTTATAGTTATCCCAAACTTTTATGTTCCTTGTCCGTTacaaccaaattttaaaatattatctaacttttaaaatgaattaatatgaaaatttagaattgataaaagatgcaaagatttgaatttaaaaaataaaattttaaattttaaacatatttaaaaaattagtttggcGTCAAAATTTTTAtagccaatttttttaatcttatcaATTGTAGAATAATTTCAATATCATTCCATTCAACATTTGATATGCATTTAAAAAAATGCATTTAATTGAATAGTTGGCTTCAAATGAAATgtacttattaaaattaaattgcaatTGAAGAAACTAAAAGATTAAATCATAAATAGAAAAGGTCAAAAAAGTTATATATTATTGAATTCTTATTGAACCTTCTTTTTATTGATTCTTGTTTGACCTCAGCAAAACATTAGagcctaaaataaaataaaacaaatatacactaaaaaaactataatttgtTAACTGGATGTGAAATCAGAAAATAAAGGTGGCAAAAGAAAGCTAAAGGCATCAATAAAGCATTCTTTAGGAGTGGATAAGTTTATGCATCTAAAAACTCAAACAAGGGTCCATGTAATGAGAATGACTTATCAAACGTGAATCAACCACCCCAAATCCACCTCCACAATATAATTCGAcagaatttgaaaattttgtacTCATCTGATCTAGCCACCTCCAAAGCTAATTTTGTTCTGGTCATGAAaaatagaacaaaaacaaatcacTTATgagttgtttttaatttatatgccAAAGCACATCAAACCAAAAGACTCCCTAATACAGGTAGAACTTGGAATATAAAAGAACTGAAGTTCAGAACTCTGATACTTTCTAGGAccagattaaaataaaattcttttgattttttatcaGTTAGGGGGAACTTTATTACTTTAGCGACTTTTAGTAATGAACCCTCAAAAACTAAACAGTTCCAAAATCCTATAATAGTACTAAGTTAGAATGCTTTCCTTTGAAATACAAAGCGCATGGAGAAAATAATCTCCAACATCATATATATGTTTCGTGACAAGATTTAACAAAATAAGAATAAGCAGCGGATTAGCCAAAGGTTCAGTCgattatcaattttaaaatgaaactaaacaaTAACATGAAATGCTATGTTTCACAGAAATTTTAAGGGAGGCAATTCATTCAAGAAAATAACATGATCCTATTGCTATAACGGCGTATGCACTGTTTACAAATGAAGtcaataaaaataactaaaagatACAATTAAATCAATTCTGGAGGGAAGGCTATTGCTGCCCCCAATATTTTTTCCCCGAAGAACTATTCTTGCTGCAAGATTAGAGTTTTTGTTGCCTTCACTCCATATAGAACCAATTATGCAACACAAAGCTAAAACATACATGATTATAATGGACAGCATGTATATTCAATTGTGTAATGGTTCCACTATCATAACCCTAATCCACTAATCCTGCCATTCcctattttcaatatttttccttaatttatttcCAGATGGACCgtaatggtaaaaaaatagtTGTGATGTTACTGTTCATGACTCGATTCACCCTTTACGATCTGCCAGCTTCTTCGAAACGAGTCTCTCGTTTCCACTCACAGGCTACCAATTGGCACTTGTGTAATAGATAATGGGCAGCCAAGGATTCGCATTTGAAGAGAAACGAGTTTCTTTGATTTAGTTTACCTAGAGATATCAAAATTTACCTGGTAGAGTTTTGAACGGATGCCACATCAGCTATTCCTGATGATGGGGTTTGTGCCCTGGGAGTTTGCACGTCAGATATTCCAAAGTCATCCCGGAGCATATTCACATCATTCCATTCAACATTTGCTACATATGGGTCAAGGATTACATACTTAAACGGAGAAAGAGAAGAGTAGAGGTGATGAAAGAGCAAAATATTCAAGCAGGATACAATCCGTCCTCCACATGTCTGTAATGCTAACGTCAGCATCTGAAAGAAGCCAATAATCTGCATCATTCTGCAAAGATAACGTGTACTTCAACAATTTGAAAGAATTGATACATGTGAATAAGAAATGTCTTAAGATGGTCAATTCAAATCCATTTAGAACTGTTATGGAATGAGATCGTGGACTATTTGTACTTCTGTTTTGTCAGCTGGCAACCAAAGGCAATTTGGAAGAGTTATGTTTCACTTACAAATTCAAATGcaaagaacaaaaaaatgataatttactAAGATATAATTCTAATGTGAATTATAGCGGAAATGCAGTCATAGACATGATGATAAGAATGACTGAGCATGAAACAAAGGGTTTCATATGCAAGACTTTAGCAATTAATATTATTCATAAACAAGTGATATCAAATCTCTTTGCAGGAAAAAAAGAGATCAATTGCAAAATAGAAAACTCGGCATAAGCACACTTACATCAACATCAGAAGGAACAATCTTCATCATTCCCCCAGCCAGCTCTTGTGAAGCATCCAGATCAAAGAATGGACTGTGAACTTGTTGCATCTGAGGTTCAACTCTCTTCTGAAGTCTATTCTCATTGATCATCATCTCTTTTGCTGGGATTTCATTTGAGCGAGAAGTAGGAGCGCGTGGGACACTAGTGGACGCCTCACCATTGGCCTCCTCAAAATTCTCCTCAAATTGACTAGAAAAATATAGCAGAAAtggaaagaaaacaaaaggcaTTCCATTATATATAAGCCCAAAGAATCCACCGGAAAAAAAAGGTATTTCACTAGGTTGCAAAAGGTAGTGGAGATAAAAGTACACATAAGTGAATACATCGGTGCCACATAAAAGGCAGTCTCACCTCACTAGGTAAACATCAATGGGACCCATTGAACTTCTAAGTATTATCCTGTATCTCCTCTGCGGATAGTCAACGGCCTGGTTTCAAAAGGCAAGTGATCTCAAGCATTAAGAGCACTAAATAGAATAAAGTAATAAATGCCtctctttttaacaatttctaCTCGTCTTACTTCATCAGGATCTGGGACTTCAAGTGTAGTGCCATGGGGGGCTTTAATTGCTATTAGGGTTTGATTCTGCAAAACgaatacaattttaaatatgGGCGAAATAAGCAAACGTTTTATCAGACAAGAGTCAAAATAAGATGATTATAATGATGAAGCAAACTGACCTGAAAACAAGGCAGGGTCTTAATATCTTCTTCAGTCACAAAAAGCCACCTGAAATTGTTGGAAAATGTAGAAAggtattaatatataaaacatGAACATTAGCTGAGATTAATCTACGAGTGTTGCGCTTGGATGGAGAATTTTTACTTTTGACTGTTTTCATCTTCACTCAAGTCTCTCAATCTTTCCTGCATTTCTCTGCAAAGGTTGGAGAGTGTCAAGACTAAATGTTGGGTTGAAAAGTGGAACATAAAAGAAGGAAACAATCTTTGTAACCTTGTTTGATCATCTAGCCTGCGCTCTTCCATGGTAAGCTTTTCAATTTCTTCCTGTAAGCAACAGAACATCAATTTCCATTTCATCAGGGAGAATGATTTAGGTAACAATCCAGCATTGAGAAAAATTGTAATAAGCAAAAATTAAGATGATTTTGGAAACACAAAGGCTGAGTAAAGagaataaatcaataaaaagacTAGCAATAAAGTAAATGCGAGAATAGATCAATAAATAAGGCCATCAATAAAGCATTATCTGCTTCCATGCACCTGTAACGAAGAGGCGTCACCATCTGGCTCCCCTGGCCTTGAAGCATCAACTCCCCTGATAAACCATTCAGCCAATTACCCATTAAGTTCACATGTAGTACACATActcaataaaatacaattaaaatgaagAATACATagagattttgaaatgttaatGGGTTTAAGATTACTTCCAACGTATCCGGTTCTTGAGCGTCTTCTCAATGAGACCAATTCCTTCCAGGACATTCGTTATGTCATATATTCGTCTCTTCTGCACCTGTTTCAATGAAAAGCTCTTACAAGCAGTATGGACGCTTTAAAAAAAGGCTAGCATCCAATCGAGAAAAAATGAACACCTCCAAAGTTTCGGCAGCCTTGTTTAGATCGAGAATACCGTCTTCAGCATGTTTAATCAAGTTGACAAACTTCTTTGTTAAAAGACCTGAAAATTTGGGCACATTTATGAATGACAAGCTTTTAATAGATGCAAAATGAGCAGGAAAAATATAAGTACAAGCCAAAAAAAATGCTAATATTCTCGACATTACCTAAAGAACTATCATAACGGCAATTGCCTGCTGCTGTAAGAGGAGACGGACAATCTGCAAGTTCGCAAAAACTCACATGTTAATGGCGCTAAGCATAATAAATACACCGTAGCAACTTAGCAAGTGAACAAATACTTTACAAGGGTTGTAGAAAAACTGAAATCTACAATTCAATTGAATTGAATGTCAAATAATAACATGTGCAAAAGGACAGGAGAATAGAGTTCTGACCAAGGTTTGACACAGGTGTCTGAGGCCCTGATCTATGGCCCTTAGAAGCCTTTGATCTATTGTACGCCCTTCCCCCTTTTGCAGAAACAGGTGTTCGAAATGGGCTATTTGATACATCATTGCATATAGCACTGCTAGACTCGAAACCATTCTCATCGGAGCCAttctttctttttaataatGGCTGAGAAACACACAAAATAgtatatcaaaaaatttaagttaaaacTACAGCAACAAGTAAATAAGACTATGCAACTATCTACAAAGAACAAACTAAGAACTTGTAGCAGCATGTTGCGTTATTACTAGGTAGCACAGAAACTTCATCCAATCAACGTGTCCCATTTCGGacatgaaacttcatttttttacataggaaaccttaaCATAACACTGTTTCTCCGTGTCCGTGTCCAAGCATAGTCCAGTTTCAATTAATGCCTAAGCTGGAACAAGAATTGACTTAATGGAATACTTGCAAACTCGGGTCGAGATAATTCAGTTCTAGCAATTTCAAGATCTAACTAGCTACATTGCACAATAATTCAGCAAGttatttaatcaaataagtgTCACTAATCACAGTTcgattaacaaattaattagaCATCCAAACAGACCATAAGCAGAAAAACAAACAgcattaaaataactaaaaaattcaattaggTACAATTACAGTAAtcaattaaaacacatttaCAAAAAATCAACTCACAGGAGACCTAACAACAATCCCTTCCGCTTCACGATCGGCGATTCCGTTACTATTATAATTATTACCACTACTTGACGCCGGAGTGAAGCGGTGATAATCATTTGGAGGAACAAACGGCGGTTTCATTGTTGCAAAAGCAAGGTGTCGTCTCAGCGGAGGAAGGATCGGCACCGCAGGCGGTGGATTATGAGAAGGAGGAGTAGACGATGATGATGATGCTGACGCCGCGGCGGTCGGCGGAGGACGGGCGGAAGCTTGAGAGCCGCCGGGCATGATGGTTGAAAGTAAAAGAGTGGTCGGAGATGGGAAATCGGAGGGAATGGAGATCTGTGGAGTGGAGTAGAGAGAGAAACTGAGggtttttagagagagaaagtgggGGGTTTGAGGGGAAAGTGGTGAAGAGCAGAAAACGAGGGAAAGATGGAAATTTTAGTTTGGGATAAATGTGGAGGGAAGAATAATAGAAAGAATACCAAgacaaaattcattttttataattgcaTTTTCTACCCctaatactttttatttcgCTCCATATGGTCCTTTTCGGAGACAAATAAAAAGATTTTGGATTGGGAttctttcaatttcaaaataaatttgagaGGTCATGTTCACAATCTACACCGTTTGTTATAGAATAAACGGTGTagatttatttgattaaaattataccttttttatctacaccgttcattttataacaaACGGTGTAAACTGTGAACATGACCcttcaagttcattttgaacttgagggaattccAATCCGTATATTTATTATatcttttcaaataatttaGTCAGTTTATTAGTagaaattagagtaaaatacACACACCTAACATTTTTCAAAGTTCATATTTATCACTTTAACTTCATGATTAACCAATGTGATCTCTTGATTTTGATAgcataaacaatttaaattttgtgctaaaaaattataattttactaataaaaataatgaaaaaacattaatatgtttaatttgtGAACTGGCTATACTAGACGATTTTGAGTGATTTTgctagaaaaaatttcaaatatctcATATCATTCAAAATCGGTTAGTTTAGCCTATTCACAAATGGCAATTTTTTCGGTTTGATTCACAAATGCCGAAAGACTAAAAAAAGGCTTCAAATATTTCAAAGTAAGTTAAGCTAgccgattttgaaaaatttagttATAACTAACAAAATTCGTAAATGTTTAgtattttattggaattaaccctttaatttataatatgaattgtctgaaaaaaaatctttataaaattgaagattatttcttgtatataattttttttattaaatcaacaactaaatcatttttgaaagttgaaatgtatttattttGATCTGACATGGACTTGAGTTTACACGCATAAAATTGTACGTAattcatttaataaatttaaaatattatatatatgattgttTATTATAATTCAGATCTTTTGAACtctcaattaaaatatatttattttttattaaatatttattatttaagaatATGTGCCGTAagattaacaaattaaaaatgaaatctaTCATGatcttttttaaaatgttaatggGTAAAGTGATTGCAATTGGTTGCATGCGTTTATTGTTGAAATAACCTAATCCTTTTCGTaaagaaagataaaataaatttatgtgaaaaaataaagataaacaaatttcatgaagaaaaaaaattaagtgagattaatttaatttatattgttgGGGCGTCTAGatctaattttcaatttcaaaacttgaattcaaaataattactttttataattgaaaaaaagtaacaataaaaacattaaattaaaattcactacgcactgaaaaaaataataatttcatttaatacTGTTGataccaaaacaaaaaaaaatgatgttAGATGGTTAAGGCTTTTCGAGGGCTTAACTGAAACATTTTATGACAATAAGGGTACAcaaataaactataaaaaaaatataaatcaaatgaATCATCTGTTTATCATAGCATAAGCGCCCTTGTTTAAAGATACCTAACAAATTATTTCAGAAAAAACAGAGATACCTAACAAATCAATAAGATCATGAGATGTGATTATCATTTTCCATAATTGTGTATTTCACAGTTTGTATTTAACGTTAGTAATGCAACTAAAAAAAAGAATGATAaatgaaattgtaaaaaaattatctacaaATAGAATTTTATAAGATACTAGTCCGGAAATTTAATTTTCCGGAGTATCAGAAAACATATCTATAAAAATATCGAATCGAAATaaccaaaagtaaactaaagtTAAACCGATTTAATCTAggtttagtttattttttggtatCAGTATGCCGACAATACACCGAAAAACGTTGAGATAAACATCAAAAATATAGAAAGAAACAATTGAAATACATTTAACTAATACTTACATAATAGTCGACAAAGCCAAATacacaataaaaaaacattttaaatacaCCTAAAACTACTTATAAAACCCTTATAGTATAATAAAGTCAACAGTGTAGTGGTCAATAGCGAGCACATCACGTATTGAGCATGTGATGACCATTGTTGACTATTTATTGACTGTATGTTTAACCACCGTTGACAAGTAAATTTTCAGCCTAATTTTACGAGCGATCATCGGACTCTAGCGGTTTTATTTTGATGTCTTTTTAGTGTTTCAGGTGTTTTTTCAAATAcgatattttataaataaaaactaaaaaaaagtaaacagtATTTAAGTGGTCCAGCATGAAGAGTGCTTTTAaaccatatttttaaaatcggaCTGAATATCAAACCGGTTTCACAAAGAGTTCATGGTTCGACAAAATAAACTGGTTCaacttaaaatttttaattttaataattaatttgtattttgatgttttaattttaatagttcATGGCGGTTTTATtttgatgttttaattttaataattaattttaagaaaGTAAACAATATTTAAGTGCTATATGAGATTTATATTAACGCtctagtttttaaaaatacaatcacAATTTTGTGATAACGTTTTCATAAAGATTTTTAAAGTGATTTTGAAAAGAAGTGAAAACCTTTTTGTTATTTCAAAACACGAAAAATTTAAAGAGGTTTCtaagcttgctacgggtttcaaaACTAACATTCTCATTTCCTGAAgtcggtctcgactcgagatatcgggtcgtgacaagcgGATAGAGTATGAGTACCTCCCCCGCATTTATTTCCATTATGATAAATTTTGCCATGTTAAAGATTCGTTcctgataatattattattgaacATCATAGTGCAGTTGACGATGCAGCTAGTAA
Coding sequences within it:
- the LOC126679371 gene encoding uncharacterized protein LOC126679371, which gives rise to MEKPASLSPPSSPPTLRRRNSIATSLLIPTKLTVPNSQPYHTTSLPPLHINGSTTTTTTATNSSDVVSFELSSFNSSSLSYTSLKDILPSVAVNSPTGGAATPTCGSAYEISIRNRLVKQAAWAYLQPMSSSPDSTSQHFLRRLWLRFSTENPINACIEFITRHIIPSITQFINRMFRLIGVPMNR
- the LOC126678992 gene encoding transcription factor E2FA, with product MPGGSQASARPPPTAAASASSSSSTPPSHNPPPAVPILPPLRRHLAFATMKPPFVPPNDYHRFTPASSSGNNYNSNGIADREAEGIVVRSPPLLKRKNGSDENGFESSSAICNDVSNSPFRTPVSAKGGRAYNRSKASKGHRSGPQTPVSNLDCPSPLTAAGNCRYDSSLGLLTKKFVNLIKHAEDGILDLNKAAETLEVQKRRIYDITNVLEGIGLIEKTLKNRIRWKGVDASRPGEPDGDASSLQEEIEKLTMEERRLDDQTREMQERLRDLSEDENSQKWLFVTEEDIKTLPCFQNQTLIAIKAPHGTTLEVPDPDEAVDYPQRRYRIILRSSMGPIDVYLVSQFEENFEEANGEASTSVPRAPTSRSNEIPAKEMMINENRLQKRVEPQMQQVHSPFFDLDASQELAGGMMKIVPSDVDNDADYWLLSDADVSITDMWRTDSNVEWNDVNMLRDDFGISDVQTPRAQTPSSGIADVASVQNSTRTKLALEVARSDEYKIFKFCRIILWRWIWGG